The following DNA comes from Capsicum annuum cultivar UCD-10X-F1 chromosome 7, UCD10Xv1.1, whole genome shotgun sequence.
TACACTAATTTACTAATATATCTatagtacaaaaataattaaagaataccATCTACACGAATTTTTATGGAGCGGTAAGTATTTCGATATCTTTAATTATAGATTTTAAGTTCGACTTTTTCATTATATGGAATCACCATTATTAGAAAGTATTTTACAAAACACCAGAGTAAGACTTTTCGATGTGAATTCGGGTTTAATAACACCATATAGATATCGATCACCGGATAgacaaagaaaacacaaaataagACTATGTCAACCatactacaaaaatatttttctaacttctaaattcaagatttttaatttttcaatcatattttatatgtaaaaTGTTCAACCTATGACCAATCCATTGATGAAAAGTTTTGGTGCACATGTGGTCATATCCATTAATTATATGTTCTATAGTTGTTTCTTATTTGTCCATTTACTTCATGCGGCATGTTCATTAATGTGATAAAGGTCCATGCcattacaatttttttaaaaattaactcTTAAAAGTAATTAAAGgcagatttaaaattttaaaaattagtttttttgaattattagatTCTTAAATGATAATTTGTACACATTAAATTAGTTTCTTAGAAAAAAAATACTACGTTTATGCTAAAACTCTGTAGACCTTAGTTGAAAATCTACCCTCAACCGCAACATAAAGAATTTGTACGCTATTAGTGCATTTTATTAGAAAATTTACTTCATTTGTTGGTTATTAATCTCCTTTTTTGATTATTTGTAGTTATCTTTTAGGTGACTTAATAGTATATAAAAGAATCATTTTATAGAAACTAAATTCATTTTATAATTGGTTAAAGATGATGGCGTAAGATCCAAAAAAATATAGACCAttgaattttcataaaataaacataaaaaattgaagaaattaaagctacttaATAAGAATCAAGATAGATCTCAATATATTCcattaaagattaaaaaatgcATATTCCACATTAATTGGACAAACTTAAGCTTGTTTGAATCTCTACTTGGTGtgtttttataattaaatatctgAACACTTCcctgtgatttttttttaaataaaagtattCTTTTATTCTCGACTTGATAAGTATTGTTAATGTTCCAGCAAATAGTTTGACTTACCTGTCAAACGGGTTGGGCCGCCTGGCCCATTTAAAAAAATCGGTCCAATTTGGTCCTGCCTGATCAGTTCATAGGCTGTAGGGTATCAGTTTTCAGGCCgggttattttttatttggggTCCGATTAACCCAGCTGGAACCAAGCCCTATCCAGGCCCCCTGATTAACTGGCCCggtccattttttttttattttggagattTGGGCCAACTAGCCGTTGACTCAACAACTATATAgccatttttgggtccaaacggctagtttgagcccatttattaatttttttttaaaaatatatgttttaaatcccccaaaaaattctataaataccctacactttcaaatcatttttcacacaatttttcattctctcaattctcaattctcaaatattctatatatttaatttcctaaagtgctctctttaattttttaattttgcgattacaaagtacaaGTGAAAATTTCTAAAGTCGCAGCTTTtggatacttttaaaatttggtattgtcgttccatctcttacgtttaatttttaattagtgtattaattgttgaatatttaattttattatatttgtttattttgaatttttttaatttaatttatattatggataaattaagaaccTCGCCACTAAAGTTGTTAAAAATTTTTGTTCcaaaagtggtagtggtagtaaaaagcgaattactagcaatagaggtacttcaagtagtagatatacccgtgtgccttcgcctctggtaccgcttagtcaaccttttgaggaagaaataagtgtaggtgctcacgatatagattatttagaagctcagaaaaattacggtatagaagaagaaaatgaagtagatgcggttgatttagatgaagatgatgaaaatattagtgAGACACCTGcggtaggaaatgctaacgttagatctgagtCGATTAATATCCCTCCCCGTCCTCTCCGTGCctcaagagctcgtaaaacaactagtattacATGGATATTTTTTGACCGTATATCAGAtgttgaggtgcaatgcaatctttgtcaacaaatatataggcataaaagaggaggcaagaaacggggtacgggtacgttaatgagacatataagtgatgTTCACGAAATAGAGTTACAAATTGCAAAAGGAGGTGAGactgttggtgggccaacaccaACTAGAATGGATCCAACAACCGGTCACGTAATGaacaagtataataaattgagggaccgggaagaaatagcaaaaatgacagttgtgggttgtttgccttttagttttccttcttcagatgtttttattcattatattcaagcaatttataatcctatgtttaatggtattcctagaagtacttgtccggatgatatttttagacttcattcacaatattatttttatttatctacattgttaaaaaatattcaaccattacttgtcactggatggattgTAAAcattggtgccatgtttactaaactTGCtattggtgccatgtttactaaattttaaaaatatttttttccaatttcccctatttacttggttggtgataTGTTAAATTCgggcatgaaatataatactatgtgccactttagtactcttatttatgctaacttagaaataaatactaacaatgcttctgaacaagtacaacctgatttgtggacggctatgtctgatgcgaatgcttacatagataaattgtatatatactatgctgatttagttgatttagctgtactGACACATATCagtccaactgtcgctcctcatcctcccgaggagccatcatcttctaaaaggccagtatatagtgattttcctgatttcttttatcatttaccttgttggaatagtgttgacgagggagcttacacatcaacttatcgggaagagcttaagtattatcttcggtcgccgcagagaatcgcagacgacggatcaacacgttggattggtggaggagtaatgaaacacaatatcctgtgctttcaagactaattagagatatcttgaatgtttcaatgtcaaccgttgcatcagagagcgacTTTAGTCAGAGAAgacagcaacttggagacaaccgacacttattgggaagcaatgcaatgactgttttagtttgccttagagattggattagagcggaaaaaAGAAATCAAGGAAAGAAAATGGAGCCGAATGACGAgcagaaatttgaagaaattatgacttcacgggagaactcagcagaatcaagtccaatgcattgttttacccccgttgactttgactatcctatgcaagttcccgttaatattaacatgaatgagttgaaaaaaagcataatttgtaaattttcattcatgtaaattataaattttaggtcagtttacaatcaataaaattcaatattcattCACTCGTTAATCCTTACTTTNNNNNNNNNNNNNNNNNNNNNNNNNNNNNNNNNNNNNNNNNNNNNNNNNNNNNNNNNNNNNNNNNNNNNNNNNNNNNNNNNNNNNNNNNNNNNNNNNNNNNNNNNNNNNNNNNNNNNNNNNNNNNNNNNNNNNNNNNNNNNNNNNNNNNNNNNNNNNNNNNNNNNNNNNNNNNNNNNNNNNNNNNNNNNNNNNNNNNNNNNNNNNNNNNNNNNNNNNNNNNNNNNNNNNNNNNNNNNNNNNNNNNNNNNNNNNNNNNNNNNNNNNNNNNNNNNNNNNNNNNNNNNNNNNNNNNNNNNNNNNNNNNNNNNNNNNNNNNNNNNNNNNNNNNNNNNNNNNNNNNNNNNNNNNNNNNNNNNNNNNNNNNNNNNNNNNNNNNNNNNNNNNNNNNNNNNNNNNNNNNNNNNNNNNNNNNNNNNNNNNNNNNNNNNNNNNNNNNNNNNNNNNNNNNNNNNNNNNNNNNNNNNNNNNNNNNNNNNNNNNNNNNNNNNNNNNNNNNNNNNNNNNNNNNNNNNNNNNNNNNNNNNNNNNNNNNNNNNNNNNNNNNNNNNNNNNNNNNNNNNNNNNNNNNNNNNNNNNNNNNNNNNNNNNNNNNNNNNNNNNNNNNNNNNNNNNNNNNNNNNNNNNNNNNNNNNNNNNNNNNNNNNNNNNNNNNNNNNNNNNNNNNNNNNNNNNNNNNNNNNNNNNNNNNNNNNNNNNNNNNNNNNNNNNNNNNNNNNNNNNNNNNNNNNNNNNNNNNNNNNNNNNNNNNNNNNNNNNNNNNNNNNNNNNNNNNNNNNNNNNNNNNNNNNNNNNNNNNNNNNNNNNNNNNNNNNNNNNNNNNNNNNNNNNNNNNNNNNNNNNNNNNNNNNNNNNNNNNNNNNNNNNNNNNNNNNNNNNNNNNNNNNNNNNNNNNNNNNNNNNNNNNNNNNNNNNNNNNNNNNNNNNNNNNNNNNNNNNNNNNNNNNNNNNNNNNNNNNNNNNNNNNNNNNNNNNNNNNNNNNNNNNNNNNNNNNNNNNNNNNNNNNNNNNNNNNNNNNNNNNNNNNNNNNNNNNNNNNNNNNNNNNNNNNNNNNNNNNNNNNNNNNNNNNNNNNNNNNNNNNNNNNNNNNNNNNNNNNNNNNNNNNNNNNNNNNNNNNNNNNNNNNNNNNNNNNNNNNNNNNNNNNNNNNNNNNNNNNNNNNNNNNNNNNNNNNNNNNNNNNNNNNNNNNNNNNNNNNNNNNNNNNNNNNNNNNNNNNNNNNNNNNNNNNNNNNNNNNNNNNNNNNNNNNNNNNNNNNNNNNNNNNNNNNNNNNNNNNNNNNNNNNNNNNNNNNNNNNNNNNNNNNNNNNNNNNNNNNNNNNNNNNNNNNNNNNNNNNNNNNNNNNNNNNNNNNNNNNNNNNNNNNNNNNNNNNNNNNNNNNNNNNNNNNNNNNNNNNNNNNNNNNNNNNNNNNNNNNNNNNNNNNNNNNNNNNNNNNNNNNNNNNNNNNNNNNNNNNNNNNNNNNNNNNNNNNNNNNNNNNNNNNNNNNNNNNNNNNNNNNNNNNNNNNNNNNNNNNNNNNNNNNNNNNNNNNNNNNNNNNNNNNNNNNNNNNNNNNNNNNNNNNNNNNNNNNNNNNNNNNNNNNNNNNNNNNNNNNNNNNNNNNNNNNNNNNNNNNNNNNNNNNNNNNNNNNNNNNNNNNNNNNNNNNNNNNNNNNNNNNNNNNNNNNNNNNNNNNNNNNNNNNNNNNNNNNNNNNNNNNNNNNNNNNNNNNNNNNNNNNNNNNNNNNNNNNNNNNNNNNNNNNNNNNNNNNNNNNNNNNNNNNNNNNNNNNNNNNNNNNNNNNNNNNNNNNNNNNNNNNNNNNNNNNNNNNNNNNNNNNNNNNNNNNNNNNNNNNNNNNNNNNNNNNNNNNNNNNNNNNNNNNNNNNNNNNNNNNNNNNNNNNNNNNNNNNNNNNNNNNNNNNNNNNNNNNNNNNNNNNNNNNNNNNNNNNNNNNNNNNNNNNNNNNNNNNNNNNNNNNNNNNNNNNNNNNNNNNNNNNNNNNNNNNNNNNNNNNNNNNNNNNNNNNNNNNNNNNNNNNNNNNNNNNNNNNNNNNNNNNNNNNNNNNNNNNNNNNNNNNNNNNNNNNNNNNNNNNNNNNNNNNNNNNNNNNNNNNNNNNNNNNNNNNNNNNNNNNNNNNNNNNNNNNNNNNNNNNNNNNNNNNNNNNNNNNNNNNNNNNNNNNNNNNNNNNNNNNNNNNNNNNNNNNNNNNNNNNNNNNNNNNNNNNNNNNNNNNNNNNNNNNNNNNNNNNNNNNNNNNNNNNNNNNNNNNNNNNNNNNNNNNNNNNNNNNNNNNNNNNNNNNNNNNNNNNNNNNNNNNNNNNNNNNNNNNNNNNNNNNNNNNNNNNNNNNNNNNNNNNNNNNNNNNNNNNNNNNNNNNNNNNNNNNNNNNNNNNNNNNNNNNNNNNNNNNNNNNNNNNNNNNNNNNNNNNNNNNNNNNNNNNNNNNNNNNNNNNNNNNNNNNNNNNNNNNNNNNNNNNNNNNNNNNNNNNNNNNNNNNNNNNNNNNNNNNNNNNNNNNNNNNNNNNNNNNNNNNNNNNNNNNNNNNNNNNNNNNNNNNNNNNNNNNNNNNNNNNNNNNNNNNNNNNNNNNNNNNNNNNNNNNNNNNNNNNNNNNNNNNNNNNNNNNNNNNNNNNNNNNNNNNNNNNNNNNNNNNNNNNNNNNNNNNNNNNNNNNNNNNNNNNNNNNNNNNNNNNNNNNNNNNNNNNNNNNNNNNNNNNNNNNNNNNNNNNNNNNNNNNNNNNNNNNNNNNNNNNNNNNNNNNNNNNNNNNNNNNNNNNNNNNNNNNNNNNNNNNNNNNNNNNNNNNNNNNNNNNNNNNNNNNNNNNNNNNNNNNNNNNNNNNNNNNNNNNNNNNNNNNNNNNNNNNNNNNNNNNNNNNNNNNNNNNNNNNNNNNNNNNNNNNNNNNNNNNNNNNNNNNNNNNNNNNNNNNNNNNNNNNNNNNNNNNNNNNNNNNNNNNNNNNNNNNNNNNNNNNNNNNNNNNNNNNNNNNNNNNNNNNNNNNNNNNNNNNNNNNNNNTAATAATTACATGGGACAACTACATTAGGTGCATGTCAAACTTTAACCCCCCTAAGGGAGAGGTATTATGAATTTTTCCTCTTTTgacttatattaaaataaaaatatcttctagagtttgaattaGTCAAAGGGCACaccaataaaaaattatgatggaGCTGTAATTACTCTTTCattcttaattaaatattttaggtTCGAGATCTTGATACAGATCTTGAACTAACCGGTAAAATTATTGTCATGTGATCAAGAGGTTAGgggttcaagtcttggaaacagcctctgacagaaatatAAGGTAAGTCTGGtataatacacccttgtggtggagccCTTACTCAGACCCTGCGCATAACAGAAGTTTTAGTGCATCagactgttttttttttttagatttcgaTACATGTCACGTTTATTAGGACATGCTTAACTTTCGATGTGAGACTTTCTGGTATAAATTGAGATTTCATCCCGGGTTCAAACTCACTTTTACCTCCCATTGTTGAATTTTTCAGAGCAAATCGTGATTTAGTCGGACTTCAATACTAATATCAAACACcgaagagaaggaaaaaaaatgtcaaaaggaACCTCCAATGTGGGACTTTCCGGTATAAATCGGGATTTAATCTCGGATTCAAGCTCGCATTTTACCTCCCATTGTTGGACTTTTCAATACAAATTCTAATTTAATCGAGATTCAATACTAGTATCGAACaccaaagagaagaaaaaaataatgtcaaaaagGCATTAAGTCCATTGAGAAGTGGGACAATACCAATAACTAACTAGTCaaaaatatcaactttttggTAGCAATTCCTTTAGGTAATCTTTCACTCTATCCACACATACCAAGTCGTGTTTTTCACGTCTTGTCGCCAAATAGAAACAGCCAATTCCTTAATACCAaaccaataaaaacaaaaaaatattcccTGTTTGACCTTCATCAATTATCATGGTTCCATTTGTCCTATAAATAGAGAAGTAACATAAACAAACAATCATATAGTTgtatattttcttaataaaaatggCTAGTCCTAAAACTAACATTTTGCTATGTTGTGTTATCATTTgtctttccctttcttgtgtcATGACACATCCTCCTTCATCTAAAGGTGTCAAAGGTGCATATTACCCTTCATGGGCATTTTCAACTTTCCCACCATCATCTATAGACACATCTTTGTTCACTCACATCTACTATGCATTCCTTGTCCCAAACAACACAACATTTACATTCGATATCGACGATGAAACCTCCACCCTCCTCTACAACTTCACCTCCACCCTCCGGTCCAAAAGACCAGTCGTGAAGACCCTCTTTTCGGTAGGGGGAGGAGGTGAAGGACCGGCTAGGTTCTCGCGTATGGCATCTACATCCGCCTCTCGTTTGAGTTTTATAAAGTCTAGCATAGAAGTAGCTAGAAAGTACggatttgatggatttgatcttgactggGAATTCCCTCAAAACAATAAGGACATGGAGAATTTAGCGATTTTACTAGACCAATGGAGAGTTGAGGTACAAAAAGAATCTTGGAAGACAAGAAGGCCACAACTTTTGATCACAGCAGCTGTTTACTTCTCTGTTGACTTCTTCTTATGGGGTGAATTCAGATCATATCCTGTGCCTTCAATCAACAAGAACTTAGACTGGATCAACTTAATGTTCTACGACTATCGCGGATCATGGGACACATCTGCCACAGGTGCACAAGCAGCATTATTCGACACGAAAAGTAACATTAGCACAAGTTATGGACTAAGTACTTGGATCAAGGCAGGGGCCTTAAGGAGCAAGTTGATCATGGGATTGCCACTTTATGGTAGGACATGGAAATTGAAAGATCCTAATGTAGATGGAATTGGTGCACCAGCAGTCGGTGTTGGTCCTGGCGATGAAGGGACAATGACTTATAGGGAAATAGAGAAGTTCAATGAGGAGAATAATGCTAAGGTTGTATATGATTCTGCTACAGTTTCTGCTTACTCGGTTGCCGGAACTTCTTGGATTGGCTTTGATGACACTAAGTCTGTTGAAACAAAGTTAAGGTATGCTCAAGCACAAAGACTTAGAGGGTACTTCTTTTGGGCTGTTGCTGGTGACAAAGATTGGAAAATCTCTAGAACAGGTAACTTGTTTACACTAACAGTATCAAGATTTTCGTACACTATAGCGCCTATTAACTTGTTATAACATGTGATTTGCAACCTATGTTGTCTATCGCGCATATATTAGTTTTGCGTATGAGGCAAAAGTTCAAGACTTTTCATTAAGTCAGAGACAGTGAACCTGCTCAATTGGCAATAAGTTCTGCCTCACAGACAAAAGTTGTCTGTATTGCACAAATGTTCATAAGTCAATACAATTGAAACTTCTGCCAAATAATCAACATATGACGCCGTCTTCACTGTCTATAACTTCTTGAAAAGTCAGTCCTGCGCGCGTTACAACTAGAACTTATATTCGATGGGCTACACATGTCGTTTATTGTCCTATTTTGgaaattatttctattatttactCTATTTTCGATGTTACCATATCAC
Coding sequences within:
- the LOC107877662 gene encoding nod factor hydrolase protein 1, with product MASPKTNILLCCVIICLSLSCVMTHPPSSKGVKGAYYPSWAFSTFPPSSIDTSLFTHIYYAFLVPNNTTFTFDIDDETSTLLYNFTSTLRSKRPVVKTLFSVGGGGEGPARFSRMASTSASRLSFIKSSIEVARKYGFDGFDLDWEFPQNNKDMENLAILLDQWRVEVQKESWKTRRPQLLITAAVYFSVDFFLWGEFRSYPVPSINKNLDWINLMFYDYRGSWDTSATGAQAALFDTKSNISTSYGLSTWIKAGALRSKLIMGLPLYGRTWKLKDPNVDGIGAPAVGVGPGDEGTMTYREIEKFNEENNAKVVYDSATVSAYSVAGTSWIGFDDTKSVETKLRYAQAQRLRGYFFWAVAGDKDWKISRTAKQSWIIS